Proteins encoded by one window of Myxocyprinus asiaticus isolate MX2 ecotype Aquarium Trade chromosome 35, UBuf_Myxa_2, whole genome shotgun sequence:
- the LOC127426471 gene encoding peroxisome proliferator-activated receptor gamma coactivator-related protein 1-like isoform X7: MAAPHGVKLKYLKCDFMDSAATDAPPEDQGEFGKNNVSIFDLDVGKTSESLHGSLDPSILSIFQEKTSAHESSPDRTAAFRDPNLPQSAVSKSGRQEVIISDRQLRPRRHLGIQSVTPQRSDGEKNRRGSKSRPVRTFRIESDTIFPHDELEFLADVVKHMHPYCIRIDLGEHARNTDVHMSSEEDEEVFVDVEGYEEHEENVLDQQELNPKACGSTLISVSVEDQNSVRKCPTGHFNTQEENMISLHENVTKTPQRSALVKSVAGRTKKTVSFAVNLTSVYEIPLDYEEPESNLPRSPSLYDSVEEYSNPGCDDSETASYKNDQKCDITSPQKPKSLSLQQYRLLRQKKQLPLEEQRMAHRTKWPSIPHVPRELLSILPDLKPQQMNLNTPEEISKRAAVHVKTSACRPKELTRSTCRDAVKVKSVGRTSVDLCVDPPNPAIVPLKPTRQGSDGVTMPSKIMTSHEVHITDQQTDNANVLQPQTQAVTVGTSEVNNLIPNNHKTDIRISRITDVTPIFDLVSMAIRPRTSVSGSPTRTEPQSSAPRRPMSVSMPSGGEQSQTTSGEIGIEATDLTSLLEQFETQDGHMLLEVSPDERQDRSKHCKLTDLSSTAGLTPPATPPHQIWRPLLPVKGMKHESMKSSPSKTIQIIEPRPLPASKTHSKPPYPTCTPAPNPALVCMDHDYCATRDTSNQCSKSSHSDMDARSNLTNLKESRNHCNERTVSEAPCLSGSVLLSPDSSPCRMDAFERAESLGGRSLRFSSRSPSPPDQGRGRSRRRGYGGQYRRSSSRSSCSSCSSFASSSSSSSSSSSRSRSRSPLRKRFRHSGSSSSSRSSSRSSSRSPLRKRGRPFSRSQSRSLCRSRSGSRSPKPDWNENHCRWKSRRQKELNRRHEEARKMSQQKAIEERRVVYVGGIRGSMLPSDLKDRFSLFGKVEDCTVHLRSHGDNYSFITYYNTDDAFDAIENGSKLRRADERPFDICFGGRRQFCKSNYADLDSNRDVDPTSKSHCDPLDFDTLLKQAKRGIKREKQGR; the protein is encoded by the exons ATGGCGGCGCCGCATGGCGTGAAACTGAAGTATTTAAAGTGTGATTTCATGGATAGTGCCGCAACAGACGCACCTCCGGAAGATCAG GGGGAGTTTGGGAAAAACAATGTCTCTATCTTTGATCTGGATGTTGGAAAGACCTCGGAGTCCCTCCATGGAAGCCTGGATCCTTCCATTTTATCCATCTTTCAGGAGAAGACATCGGCTCATGAG TCGTCTCCTGATCGGACAGCTGCTTTTCGAGACCCAAATCTCCCTCAGTCAGCAGTCTCAAAGTCAGGAAGA CAGGAGGTTATTATTTCAGACAGACAGTTGAGGCCTCGTCGCCACCTGGGGATTCAAAGCGTGACTCCACAGCGAAGTGACGGTGAGAAGAATCGGAGAGGGTCCAAGAGTCGTCCTGTGAGAACATTCCGGATTGAATCCGACACAATATTTCCACATGACGAGCTTGAATTCCTTGCAGATGTAGTAAAACACATGCACCCGTACTGCATCAGGATTGATCTAGGGGAACATGCCAGAAACACTGATGTCCACATGTCTTCAGAGGAGGATGAGGAGGTGTTTGTTGATGTTGAGGGTTATGAGGAACATGAGGAGAACGTTCTGGACCAACAAGAGCTGAATCCAAAAGCATGTGGTTCAACTCTGATATCTGTATCAGTCGAGGATCAAAATTCAGTGAGAAAGTGTCCCACTGGCCACTTTAACACCCAGGAAGAAAACATGATATCTTTGCATGAAAATGTTACAAAGACGCCACAACGCAGTGCTTTAGTCAAAAGTGTTGCAGGTCGGACAAAGAAAACTGTAAGCTTTGCTGTAAATTTAACCTCCGTTTATGAGATTCCACTTGATTACGAGGAGCCGGAGTCCAATTTGCCGAGATCACCATCGTTGTACGACAGTGTAGAAGAATATTCTAACCCTGGGTGCGATGACTCGGAAACCGCATCTTATAAAAATGATCAAAAGTGTGACATCACTTCCCCTCAGAAGCCCAAATCACTCAGTCTGCAGCAGTACCGCCTCCTCAGACAGAAAAAGCAACTTCCTCTGGAGGAACAACGGATGGCCCATCGGACAAAATGGCCCTCCATTCCCCACGTTCCCAGGGAACTTTTGTCCATCTTGCCGGACTTGAAACCCCAGCAGATGAACTTAAATACACCTGAAGAGATCTCAAAACGAGCAGCTGTTCATGTGAAGACATCTGCATGCAGGCCAAAGGAACTTACACGCTCCACATGCAGAGATGCTGTGAAGGTCAAGAGTGTGGGCAGAACATCTGTAGATCTTTGCGTTGATCCACCAAATCCTGCCATAGTGCCCCTGAAACCCACACGACAAGGGTCAGATGGAGTTACAATGCCTTCTAAAATAATGACATCACATGAAGTTCATATCACTGACCAGCAGACTGATAATGCTAACGTTCTACAACCCCAAACACAAGCAGTGACTGTGGGCACCTCAGAAGTGAACAATTTGATTCCAAACAATCACAAGACAGATATTCGCATTTCTCGGATCACTGATGTCACACCCATTTTTGACCTCGTCTCAATGGCCATCAGACCCAGAACTTCTGTCTCCGGGTCACCTACGAGAACTGAACCACAATCGTCGGCTCCGAGGAGACCGATGTCTGTTTCGATGCCCAGCGGAGGAGAGCAGAGCCAGACCACATCTGGTGAAATCG GTATAGAGGCCACAGACTTGACAAGTCTTTTGGAGCAGTTTGAAACTCAAG ATGGGCACATGCTTCTAGAAGTTTCTCCAGATGAGCGCCAGGACCGATCAAAGCACTGTAAACTCACTGATCTGAGCAGCACTGCAG GACTGACCCCACCAGCGACACCACCTCATCAGATCTGGAGGCCCCTGTTGCCTGTTAAGGGCATGAAACATGAATCTATGAAGTCGTCACCCAGTAAAACCATTCAAATCATTGAGCCTCGCCCGCTGCCGGCCAGTAAAACTCATTCAAAACCTCCATATCCCACCTGCACTCCGGCCCCAAACCCTGCACTAGTGTGCATGGACCACGACTACTGTGCAACTCGGGACACTTCAAATCAGTGCAGTAAATCGTCACATTCAGATATGGATGCACGTTCAAACCTCACTAACCTGAAAGAGTCGAGGAATCATTGTAATGAAAGGACGGTGTCAGAGGCACCGTGTCTCTCTGGTTCAGTGCTGCTCTCTCCAGACAGCTCCCCCTGCAGGATGGATGCGTTTGAGCGTGCGGAGTCTCTGGGGGGGCGGTCCTTGCGGTTTTCCTCTCGGTCGCCCAGCCCACCAGACCAGGGAAGGGGGCGGAGCAGGAGGCGGGGTTACGGCGGCCAATACCGGCGCTCCAGTTCCAGGTCGTCTTGCTCTTCTTGTTCTTCAtttgcatcatcatcatcatcatcatcatcttcatcctctCGTTCCAGGTCTCGCTCTCCACTGAGAAAGAG GTTCAGGCATTCTGGGAGCAGTTCCTCATCACGCTCTAGTTCACGCTCATCATCTCGCTCTCCTCTTCGCAAGCGTGGACGTCCCTTCTCCAGATCACAATCCAGATCTTTATGTCGTTCTCGTTCTGGTTCACGCTCACCTAAACCGGATTGGAACGAGAATCATTGCAGATGGAAGAG TCGTAGACAGAAGGAACTGAACCGCCGACATGAAGAGGCTCGTAAAATGAGCCAACAGAAAGCTATC GAGGAGCGCAGGGTCGTGTATGTGGGTGGTATTCGTGGAAGTATGTTGCCCTCTGACCTCAAAGATCGATTCTCGCTGTTCGGGAAAGTTGAGGACTGTACAGTCCACCTCAGGAGTCACGG AGATAACTACAGTTTTATCACATACTACAATACAGACGATGCTTTCGACGCTATTGAGAACGGCAGCAAACTAAGGCGTGCAGATGAGCGGCCCTTCGACATCTGCTTTGGTGGCCGACGGCAGTTTTGCAAATCCAACTATGCAGATTTAG ACTCCAACCGGGACGTTGACCCGACGTCGAAGAGCCACTGTGACCCGCTGGACTTTGACACACTACTGAAACAGGCGAAGAGAGGGATAAAGAGAGAGAAGCAAGGAAGATGA
- the LOC127426471 gene encoding peroxisome proliferator-activated receptor gamma coactivator-related protein 1-like isoform X5, which translates to MAAPHGVKLKYLKCDFMDSAATDAPPEDQGEFGKNNVSIFDLDVGKTSESLHGSLDPSILSIFQEKTSAHEVCNRMDAESEASLLSALTEILDSVDVETLSPFDTLPDSEIFSAQKGPNHTEVIISDRQLRPRRHLGIQSVTPQRSDGEKNRRGSKSRPVRTFRIESDTIFPHDELEFLADVVKHMHPYCIRIDLGEHARNTDVHMSSEEDEEVFVDVEGYEEHEENVLDQQELNPKACGSTLISVSVEDQNSVRKCPTGHFNTQEENMISLHENVTKTPQRSALVKSVAGRTKKTVSFAVNLTSVYEIPLDYEEPESNLPRSPSLYDSVEEYSNPGCDDSETASYKNDQKCDITSPQKPKSLSLQQYRLLRQKKQLPLEEQRMAHRTKWPSIPHVPRELLSILPDLKPQQMNLNTPEEISKRAAVHVKTSACRPKELTRSTCRDAVKVKSVGRTSVDLCVDPPNPAIVPLKPTRQGSDGVTMPSKIMTSHEVHITDQQTDNANVLQPQTQAVTVGTSEVNNLIPNNHKTDIRISRITDVTPIFDLVSMAIRPRTSVSGSPTRTEPQSSAPRRPMSVSMPSGGEQSQTTSGEIGIEATDLTSLLEQFETQDGHMLLEVSPDERQDRSKHCKLTDLSSTAGLTPPATPPHQIWRPLLPVKGMKHESMKSSPSKTIQIIEPRPLPASKTHSKPPYPTCTPAPNPALVCMDHDYCATRDTSNQCSKSSHSDMDARSNLTNLKESRNHCNERTVSEAPCLSGSVLLSPDSSPCRMDAFERAESLGGRSLRFSSRSPSPPDQGRGRSRRRGYGGQYRRSSSRSSCSSCSSFASSSSSSSSSSSRSRSRSPLRKRFRHSGSSSSSRSSSRSSSRSPLRKRGRPFSRSQSRSLCRSRSGSRSPKPDWNENHCRWKSRRQKELNRRHEEARKMSQQKAIEERRVVYVGGIRGSMLPSDLKDRFSLFGKVEDCTVHLRSHGDNYSFITYYNTDDAFDAIENGSKLRRADERPFDICFGGRRQFCKSNYADLDSNRDVDPTSKSHCDPLDFDTLLKQAKRGIKREKQGR; encoded by the exons ATGGCGGCGCCGCATGGCGTGAAACTGAAGTATTTAAAGTGTGATTTCATGGATAGTGCCGCAACAGACGCACCTCCGGAAGATCAG GGGGAGTTTGGGAAAAACAATGTCTCTATCTTTGATCTGGATGTTGGAAAGACCTCGGAGTCCCTCCATGGAAGCCTGGATCCTTCCATTTTATCCATCTTTCAGGAGAAGACATCGGCTCATGAG GTGTGTAACAGAATGGATGCAGAGAGCGAAGCGTCGTTGCTTTCCGCTCTGACAGAGATTTTAGACAGCGTGGATGTGGAGACGCTGTCACCGTTCGACACTCTGCCAGACTCTGAGATTTTTTCAGCACAAAAAGGTCCTAACCACACG GAGGTTATTATTTCAGACAGACAGTTGAGGCCTCGTCGCCACCTGGGGATTCAAAGCGTGACTCCACAGCGAAGTGACGGTGAGAAGAATCGGAGAGGGTCCAAGAGTCGTCCTGTGAGAACATTCCGGATTGAATCCGACACAATATTTCCACATGACGAGCTTGAATTCCTTGCAGATGTAGTAAAACACATGCACCCGTACTGCATCAGGATTGATCTAGGGGAACATGCCAGAAACACTGATGTCCACATGTCTTCAGAGGAGGATGAGGAGGTGTTTGTTGATGTTGAGGGTTATGAGGAACATGAGGAGAACGTTCTGGACCAACAAGAGCTGAATCCAAAAGCATGTGGTTCAACTCTGATATCTGTATCAGTCGAGGATCAAAATTCAGTGAGAAAGTGTCCCACTGGCCACTTTAACACCCAGGAAGAAAACATGATATCTTTGCATGAAAATGTTACAAAGACGCCACAACGCAGTGCTTTAGTCAAAAGTGTTGCAGGTCGGACAAAGAAAACTGTAAGCTTTGCTGTAAATTTAACCTCCGTTTATGAGATTCCACTTGATTACGAGGAGCCGGAGTCCAATTTGCCGAGATCACCATCGTTGTACGACAGTGTAGAAGAATATTCTAACCCTGGGTGCGATGACTCGGAAACCGCATCTTATAAAAATGATCAAAAGTGTGACATCACTTCCCCTCAGAAGCCCAAATCACTCAGTCTGCAGCAGTACCGCCTCCTCAGACAGAAAAAGCAACTTCCTCTGGAGGAACAACGGATGGCCCATCGGACAAAATGGCCCTCCATTCCCCACGTTCCCAGGGAACTTTTGTCCATCTTGCCGGACTTGAAACCCCAGCAGATGAACTTAAATACACCTGAAGAGATCTCAAAACGAGCAGCTGTTCATGTGAAGACATCTGCATGCAGGCCAAAGGAACTTACACGCTCCACATGCAGAGATGCTGTGAAGGTCAAGAGTGTGGGCAGAACATCTGTAGATCTTTGCGTTGATCCACCAAATCCTGCCATAGTGCCCCTGAAACCCACACGACAAGGGTCAGATGGAGTTACAATGCCTTCTAAAATAATGACATCACATGAAGTTCATATCACTGACCAGCAGACTGATAATGCTAACGTTCTACAACCCCAAACACAAGCAGTGACTGTGGGCACCTCAGAAGTGAACAATTTGATTCCAAACAATCACAAGACAGATATTCGCATTTCTCGGATCACTGATGTCACACCCATTTTTGACCTCGTCTCAATGGCCATCAGACCCAGAACTTCTGTCTCCGGGTCACCTACGAGAACTGAACCACAATCGTCGGCTCCGAGGAGACCGATGTCTGTTTCGATGCCCAGCGGAGGAGAGCAGAGCCAGACCACATCTGGTGAAATCG GTATAGAGGCCACAGACTTGACAAGTCTTTTGGAGCAGTTTGAAACTCAAG ATGGGCACATGCTTCTAGAAGTTTCTCCAGATGAGCGCCAGGACCGATCAAAGCACTGTAAACTCACTGATCTGAGCAGCACTGCAG GACTGACCCCACCAGCGACACCACCTCATCAGATCTGGAGGCCCCTGTTGCCTGTTAAGGGCATGAAACATGAATCTATGAAGTCGTCACCCAGTAAAACCATTCAAATCATTGAGCCTCGCCCGCTGCCGGCCAGTAAAACTCATTCAAAACCTCCATATCCCACCTGCACTCCGGCCCCAAACCCTGCACTAGTGTGCATGGACCACGACTACTGTGCAACTCGGGACACTTCAAATCAGTGCAGTAAATCGTCACATTCAGATATGGATGCACGTTCAAACCTCACTAACCTGAAAGAGTCGAGGAATCATTGTAATGAAAGGACGGTGTCAGAGGCACCGTGTCTCTCTGGTTCAGTGCTGCTCTCTCCAGACAGCTCCCCCTGCAGGATGGATGCGTTTGAGCGTGCGGAGTCTCTGGGGGGGCGGTCCTTGCGGTTTTCCTCTCGGTCGCCCAGCCCACCAGACCAGGGAAGGGGGCGGAGCAGGAGGCGGGGTTACGGCGGCCAATACCGGCGCTCCAGTTCCAGGTCGTCTTGCTCTTCTTGTTCTTCAtttgcatcatcatcatcatcatcatcatcttcatcctctCGTTCCAGGTCTCGCTCTCCACTGAGAAAGAG GTTCAGGCATTCTGGGAGCAGTTCCTCATCACGCTCTAGTTCACGCTCATCATCTCGCTCTCCTCTTCGCAAGCGTGGACGTCCCTTCTCCAGATCACAATCCAGATCTTTATGTCGTTCTCGTTCTGGTTCACGCTCACCTAAACCGGATTGGAACGAGAATCATTGCAGATGGAAGAG TCGTAGACAGAAGGAACTGAACCGCCGACATGAAGAGGCTCGTAAAATGAGCCAACAGAAAGCTATC GAGGAGCGCAGGGTCGTGTATGTGGGTGGTATTCGTGGAAGTATGTTGCCCTCTGACCTCAAAGATCGATTCTCGCTGTTCGGGAAAGTTGAGGACTGTACAGTCCACCTCAGGAGTCACGG AGATAACTACAGTTTTATCACATACTACAATACAGACGATGCTTTCGACGCTATTGAGAACGGCAGCAAACTAAGGCGTGCAGATGAGCGGCCCTTCGACATCTGCTTTGGTGGCCGACGGCAGTTTTGCAAATCCAACTATGCAGATTTAG ACTCCAACCGGGACGTTGACCCGACGTCGAAGAGCCACTGTGACCCGCTGGACTTTGACACACTACTGAAACAGGCGAAGAGAGGGATAAAGAGAGAGAAGCAAGGAAGATGA
- the LOC127426471 gene encoding peroxisome proliferator-activated receptor gamma coactivator-related protein 1-like isoform X3: MAAPHGVKLKYLKCDFMDSAATDAPPEDQGEFGKNNVSIFDLDVGKTSESLHGSLDPSILSIFQEKTSAHEVCNRMDAESEASLLSALTEILDSVDVETLSPFDTLPDSEIFSAQKGPNHTQEVIISDRQLRPRRHLGIQSVTPQRSDGEKNRRGSKSRPVRTFRIESDTIFPHDELEFLADVVKHMHPYCIRIDLGEHARNTDVHMSSEEDEEVFVDVEGYEEHEENVLDQQELNPKACGSTLISVSVEDQNSVRKCPTGHFNTQEENMISLHENVTKTPQRSALVKSVAGRTKKTVSFAVNLTSVYEIPLDYEEPESNLPRSPSLYDSVEEYSNPGCDDSETASYKNDQKCDITSPQKPKSLSLQQYRLLRQKKQLPLEEQRMAHRTKWPSIPHVPRELLSILPDLKPQQMNLNTPEEISKRAAVHVKTSACRPKELTRSTCRDAVKVKSVGRTSVDLCVDPPNPAIVPLKPTRQGSDGVTMPSKIMTSHEVHITDQQTDNANVLQPQTQAVTVGTSEVNNLIPNNHKTDIRISRITDVTPIFDLVSMAIRPRTSVSGSPTRTEPQSSAPRRPMSVSMPSGGEQSQTTSGEIGIEATDLTSLLEQFETQDGHMLLEVSPDERQDRSKHCKLTDLSSTAGLTPPATPPHQIWRPLLPVKGMKHESMKSSPSKTIQIIEPRPLPASKTHSKPPYPTCTPAPNPALVCMDHDYCATRDTSNQCSKSSHSDMDARSNLTNLKESRNHCNERTVSEAPCLSGSVLLSPDSSPCRMDAFERAESLGGRSLRFSSRSPSPPDQGRGRSRRRGYGGQYRRSSSRSSCSSCSSFASSSSSSSSSSSRSRSRSPLRKRFRHSGSSSSSRSSSRSSSRSPLRKRGRPFSRSQSRSLCRSRSGSRSPKPDWNENHCRWKSRRQKELNRRHEEARKMSQQKAIEERRVVYVGGIRGSMLPSDLKDRFSLFGKVEDCTVHLRSHGDNYSFITYYNTDDAFDAIENGSKLRRADERPFDICFGGRRQFCKSNYADLDSNRDVDPTSKSHCDPLDFDTLLKQAKRGIKREKQGR; encoded by the exons ATGGCGGCGCCGCATGGCGTGAAACTGAAGTATTTAAAGTGTGATTTCATGGATAGTGCCGCAACAGACGCACCTCCGGAAGATCAG GGGGAGTTTGGGAAAAACAATGTCTCTATCTTTGATCTGGATGTTGGAAAGACCTCGGAGTCCCTCCATGGAAGCCTGGATCCTTCCATTTTATCCATCTTTCAGGAGAAGACATCGGCTCATGAG GTGTGTAACAGAATGGATGCAGAGAGCGAAGCGTCGTTGCTTTCCGCTCTGACAGAGATTTTAGACAGCGTGGATGTGGAGACGCTGTCACCGTTCGACACTCTGCCAGACTCTGAGATTTTTTCAGCACAAAAAGGTCCTAACCACACG CAGGAGGTTATTATTTCAGACAGACAGTTGAGGCCTCGTCGCCACCTGGGGATTCAAAGCGTGACTCCACAGCGAAGTGACGGTGAGAAGAATCGGAGAGGGTCCAAGAGTCGTCCTGTGAGAACATTCCGGATTGAATCCGACACAATATTTCCACATGACGAGCTTGAATTCCTTGCAGATGTAGTAAAACACATGCACCCGTACTGCATCAGGATTGATCTAGGGGAACATGCCAGAAACACTGATGTCCACATGTCTTCAGAGGAGGATGAGGAGGTGTTTGTTGATGTTGAGGGTTATGAGGAACATGAGGAGAACGTTCTGGACCAACAAGAGCTGAATCCAAAAGCATGTGGTTCAACTCTGATATCTGTATCAGTCGAGGATCAAAATTCAGTGAGAAAGTGTCCCACTGGCCACTTTAACACCCAGGAAGAAAACATGATATCTTTGCATGAAAATGTTACAAAGACGCCACAACGCAGTGCTTTAGTCAAAAGTGTTGCAGGTCGGACAAAGAAAACTGTAAGCTTTGCTGTAAATTTAACCTCCGTTTATGAGATTCCACTTGATTACGAGGAGCCGGAGTCCAATTTGCCGAGATCACCATCGTTGTACGACAGTGTAGAAGAATATTCTAACCCTGGGTGCGATGACTCGGAAACCGCATCTTATAAAAATGATCAAAAGTGTGACATCACTTCCCCTCAGAAGCCCAAATCACTCAGTCTGCAGCAGTACCGCCTCCTCAGACAGAAAAAGCAACTTCCTCTGGAGGAACAACGGATGGCCCATCGGACAAAATGGCCCTCCATTCCCCACGTTCCCAGGGAACTTTTGTCCATCTTGCCGGACTTGAAACCCCAGCAGATGAACTTAAATACACCTGAAGAGATCTCAAAACGAGCAGCTGTTCATGTGAAGACATCTGCATGCAGGCCAAAGGAACTTACACGCTCCACATGCAGAGATGCTGTGAAGGTCAAGAGTGTGGGCAGAACATCTGTAGATCTTTGCGTTGATCCACCAAATCCTGCCATAGTGCCCCTGAAACCCACACGACAAGGGTCAGATGGAGTTACAATGCCTTCTAAAATAATGACATCACATGAAGTTCATATCACTGACCAGCAGACTGATAATGCTAACGTTCTACAACCCCAAACACAAGCAGTGACTGTGGGCACCTCAGAAGTGAACAATTTGATTCCAAACAATCACAAGACAGATATTCGCATTTCTCGGATCACTGATGTCACACCCATTTTTGACCTCGTCTCAATGGCCATCAGACCCAGAACTTCTGTCTCCGGGTCACCTACGAGAACTGAACCACAATCGTCGGCTCCGAGGAGACCGATGTCTGTTTCGATGCCCAGCGGAGGAGAGCAGAGCCAGACCACATCTGGTGAAATCG GTATAGAGGCCACAGACTTGACAAGTCTTTTGGAGCAGTTTGAAACTCAAG ATGGGCACATGCTTCTAGAAGTTTCTCCAGATGAGCGCCAGGACCGATCAAAGCACTGTAAACTCACTGATCTGAGCAGCACTGCAG GACTGACCCCACCAGCGACACCACCTCATCAGATCTGGAGGCCCCTGTTGCCTGTTAAGGGCATGAAACATGAATCTATGAAGTCGTCACCCAGTAAAACCATTCAAATCATTGAGCCTCGCCCGCTGCCGGCCAGTAAAACTCATTCAAAACCTCCATATCCCACCTGCACTCCGGCCCCAAACCCTGCACTAGTGTGCATGGACCACGACTACTGTGCAACTCGGGACACTTCAAATCAGTGCAGTAAATCGTCACATTCAGATATGGATGCACGTTCAAACCTCACTAACCTGAAAGAGTCGAGGAATCATTGTAATGAAAGGACGGTGTCAGAGGCACCGTGTCTCTCTGGTTCAGTGCTGCTCTCTCCAGACAGCTCCCCCTGCAGGATGGATGCGTTTGAGCGTGCGGAGTCTCTGGGGGGGCGGTCCTTGCGGTTTTCCTCTCGGTCGCCCAGCCCACCAGACCAGGGAAGGGGGCGGAGCAGGAGGCGGGGTTACGGCGGCCAATACCGGCGCTCCAGTTCCAGGTCGTCTTGCTCTTCTTGTTCTTCAtttgcatcatcatcatcatcatcatcatcttcatcctctCGTTCCAGGTCTCGCTCTCCACTGAGAAAGAG GTTCAGGCATTCTGGGAGCAGTTCCTCATCACGCTCTAGTTCACGCTCATCATCTCGCTCTCCTCTTCGCAAGCGTGGACGTCCCTTCTCCAGATCACAATCCAGATCTTTATGTCGTTCTCGTTCTGGTTCACGCTCACCTAAACCGGATTGGAACGAGAATCATTGCAGATGGAAGAG TCGTAGACAGAAGGAACTGAACCGCCGACATGAAGAGGCTCGTAAAATGAGCCAACAGAAAGCTATC GAGGAGCGCAGGGTCGTGTATGTGGGTGGTATTCGTGGAAGTATGTTGCCCTCTGACCTCAAAGATCGATTCTCGCTGTTCGGGAAAGTTGAGGACTGTACAGTCCACCTCAGGAGTCACGG AGATAACTACAGTTTTATCACATACTACAATACAGACGATGCTTTCGACGCTATTGAGAACGGCAGCAAACTAAGGCGTGCAGATGAGCGGCCCTTCGACATCTGCTTTGGTGGCCGACGGCAGTTTTGCAAATCCAACTATGCAGATTTAG ACTCCAACCGGGACGTTGACCCGACGTCGAAGAGCCACTGTGACCCGCTGGACTTTGACACACTACTGAAACAGGCGAAGAGAGGGATAAAGAGAGAGAAGCAAGGAAGATGA